In Centropristis striata isolate RG_2023a ecotype Rhode Island chromosome 5, C.striata_1.0, whole genome shotgun sequence, a single genomic region encodes these proteins:
- the ube2t gene encoding ubiquitin-conjugating enzyme E2 T translates to MQRASRLKRELQMLSTEPPPGITCWQTEEQIDDLRAQIVGGTETPYEGGLFTLEIKVPERYPFEPPKMRFLTPIYHPNIDSSGRICHDALKLPPKGAWKPSLNISTVLTSIQLLMAEPNPDDPLMADISSEFKHNKQLFMEKARKWTQEHAVQKNMGVVEGNKENTPDQKASSRKREAFSVRQEAEEPAKKTCA, encoded by the exons ATGCAGAGGGCTTCCCGTTTGAAGCGTGAACTTCAGATGCTGAGCACCGAGCCACCTCCCGGGATAACATGCTGGCAGACCGAGGAGCAGATAGACGACCTCCGGGCAC AGATAGTAGGCGGAACAGAAACTCCATATGAAGGTGGACTCTTCACCCTGGAAATCAAGGTCCCAGAGAG GTACCCATTTGAGCCTCCCAAAATGCGATTCTTGACCCCCATCTACCACCCAAACATTGACAGTTCAGGGCGTATCTGCCATGATGCCCTCAAACTCCCCCCAAAG ggTGCCTGGAAGCCATCCCTAAACATCTCCACAGTCCTCACCTCCATTCAGCTGCTCATGGCTGAACCCAATCCAGATGACCCTCTCATGGCTGATATA TCATCAGAgttcaaacacaacaaacagctgTTCATGGAGAAGGCCAGGAAGTGGACACAAGAACATGCTGTTCAAAAGAACATG GGAGTCGTGGAGGGCAACAAAGAAAATACTCCTGATCAGAAAGCTTCATCCCGCAAACGAGAGGCTTTCAGTGTTCGGCAGGAGGCAGAGGAGCCGGCAAAGAAAACCTGTGCTTAG
- the LOC131971550 gene encoding uncharacterized protein LOC131971550 translates to MTSVNVVITEVPVSKPSLQPLSSLVDRTTCWGQPMKVRCSCMKGTSVHYAWYQHAHHKDFLLYQSSDLYLHCGSVEKDSDYYCVASNDVSSQRSDVLSVQVLMPADPNCIYVVYTRGQPIYDCADRMSTTTFQTPPLTSCQAIGKILPDTRNQSSPNNKTDQDLFFFRAWTGVPLWYSFVRWSCFAFLLIFLGVVLKCSKARQKRVKRKRRVCVRRRHQLAH, encoded by the exons ATGACTTCAGTTAACGTGGTTATCACTGAAG TTCCGGTATCTAAACCGAGTCTTCAGCCCTTGAGCTCTCTGGTGGACAGGACAACATGTTGGGGGCAGCCAATGAAAGTGCGCTGCAGTTGCATGAAGGGGACTTCCGTTCATTACGCCTGGTACCAACACGCACACCACAAGGACTTCCTGCTGTACCAATCGTCAGACTTATACCTGCACTGTGGCTCAGTGGAAAAAGACAGCGATTATTACTGTGTAGCCAGTAATGATGTAAGCAGTCAGAGGAGTGATGTTCTCTCCGTGCAGGTTCTGATGCCTGCAGACCCCAACTGCATCTATGTCGTTTATACGCGGG GCCAACCCATTTATGACTGTGCCGACAGAATGAGCACCACCACGTTCCAAACTCCACCTCTGACTTCCTGCCAAGCTATTGGCAAAATCCTCCCTGACACAAGAAACCAGTCTTCACCAAACAATAAAACTGACCaagatctgttttttttcag ggCATGGACAGGGGTGCCACTTTGGTATTCATTCGTGCGTTGGAGTTGTTTTGCATTCTTACTGATATTTCTAGGTGTAGTGCTCAAATGTTCAAAAGCAAGGCAAAAGCGTgtcaagaggaagaggagggtttGTGTCAGGCGAAGGCACCAGTTGGCTCATTGA
- the ptpn22 gene encoding tyrosine-protein phosphatase non-receptor type 22 translates to MEQQAWILRSFLAQQERQEAADEQAPNGIAGEFARLKSQSTKYRTDRTFPSKTAEKQENIKKNRYKDIVPFDHTRVKLTFTTVKNDTEYINASFIKGVSGSRAYIATQGPLPHTVLDFLRMLWEYNVQVVVMACREFEMGKKKCERYWPQKQEQPFFCDPFTVYCDSEENKGDYLTRTLRVTYRNFSRTLLQLHYVNWPDHGVPDTIQPILDMLHDMRSYQDHDDVPFCIHCSAGCGRTGVLCVIDYTWNLLKKQMIPPDFNIFDLVLNMRTQRPSLVQTKEQYELVYRTIKLLFQRYLQSMDAQTRRNEVTMVPSAIMPDTESELFDPEHHIAPRANDMQRDQEQWHILRTLPEALAGTQDLREGHRASPQLVRSGQRSPAAEERIQGSDDIPSLNPPPSPAVAAAICMMVEDPYFDTPMSSPSSEEAPMDSTEAGKQWTDIPTFNTPSLCLNDQTLKLNSPASGTLNAVFVLKSTSFIWLIFALMDVYFVDTVEAHTDEEAAPPLPQRTPESYVMAVEAGPPEMLMVIIPPNAAAEAVRQLGAGPPSPVPPLPERTPESFELALEQAPVEQRAEDKPAVNLHRLGMSSEWFGDSKPAAAAASQNETKPFMRSKSLKTKMTFTVHTTHHDVASTTTPNLHPYCPPLEPLTPPLLPQTEESLTPPLPDRTPESFILTTEEIHRQTALCPQPIATAQPSPRVGLSSEWDGTSQPKKFLDVVMCRSKSVRAKGSRPESFTAVRQFAPPPVVVAGAGSAPVGVHDVNRRPSLNTEPSGNKSDKSIEKGMSRTRSLKFFRHKQKPKTAPPPPPTQTGAPPASYGASSSVFKFGFGNRFGKPKGPRSYPESWFNI, encoded by the exons ATGGAGCAGCAGGCATGGATACTAAGAAGCTTCCTGGCCCAGCAGGAGAGACAGGAGGCTGCGGACGAGCAGGCACCGAATGGCATTGCCGGGGAGTTTGCG AGGTTGAAAAGCCAGTCAACTAAGTACCGCACTGACAGGACCTTTCCCAGCAAGACAGCGGAGAAGCAGGAGAACATCAAGAAGAACCGATACAAGGACATTGTGCCCT TTGACCACACCAGAGTAAAACTCACCTTCACCacagttaaaaatgacacagaatacATCAACGCCAGTTTTATCAAG GGAGTGTCAGGTTCCAGGGCCTACATCGCGACTCAGGGACCTCTGCCTCACACAGTGCTGGACTTCTTGAGGATGCTTTGGGAGTACAATGTACAG GTGGTAGTGATGGCCTGTCGAGAGTTTGAGATGGGAAAG aaaaagTGTGAGCGCTACTGGCCACAGAAACAAGAGCAGCCGTTTTTTTGTGACCCTTTTACAGTTTACTGT gattCTGAGGAAAATAAAGGAGATTATCTGACAAGGACGTTAAGGGTGACTTATCGCAAT tttaGCCGAACTTTGCTACAGCTGCACTATGTCAACTGGCCAGATCACGGTGTGCCAGACACAATCCAGCCCATTCTGGACATGTTGCATGATATGCGTTCCTATCAAGACCATGATGATGTCCCCTTTTGCATCCACTGCAG TGCTGGCTGTGGCCGGACAGGAGTCCTGTGTGTCATTGATTACACTTGGAACCTCCTCAAGAAACAG atGATCCCTCCAGATTTCAATATCTTTGACTTAGTCTTAAACATGAGAACCCAGAGGCCTTCGTTGGTTCAAACCAAg GAACAATATGAGCTGGTGTACAGAACAATCAAGTTGCTGTTTCAGAGATATCTCCAGTCCATGGATGCACAGACCCGCAGAAATGAG GTGACAATGGTCCCGTCCGCTATCATGCCTGACACTGAAAGCGAGCTCTTTGACCCGG AACATCACATTGCACCGAGAGCCAATGACATGCAGAGGGACCAGGAGCAATGGCACATACTCCGGACCCTTCCTGAGGCTCTGGCCGGCACCCAGGACCTGCGGGAGGGACACAGGGCGTCACCCCAACTGGTGCGTAGCGGCCAAAGAAGccctgcagcagaggagaggataCAGGGGAGCGATGACATACCGTCACTGAACCCTCCACCATCACCGGCTGTGGCAGCAGCTATTTGTATGATGGTGGAAGACCCTTACTTTGACACTCCAATGAGCTCGCCTTCATCAGAGGAAGCACCAATGGACTCTACTGAGGCGGGTAAACAATGGACAGATATTCCCACCTTCAACACGCCCTCATTGTGTCTGAATGACCAGACTCTGAAGCTCAACTCTCCTGCCTCAGGTACTCTAAATGCTGTGTTTGTCTTAAAGAGcacaagttttatttggttgatATTTGCATTAATGGATGTGTATTTTGTAGATACTGTTGAAGCCCATACAGATGAGGAGGCAGCTCCTCCCCTACCTCAGCGAACCCCTGAATCCTACGTAATGGCTGTAGAAGCAG GTCCCCCTGAAATGTTAATGGTTATAATTCCACCCAATGCTGCTGCTGAGGCTGTCAGACAGCTGGGAG CCGGTCCCCCCTCTCCTGTCCCCCCACTTCCAGAGAGAACTCCAGAATCATTTGAGTTGGCCCTCGAGCAAG CTCCTGTGGAACAGAGGGCGGAGGACAAACCAGCGGTGAACCTTCACAGACTAGGAATGTCTTCAGAATGGTTCGGTGACTCAAAGCCAGCTGCTGCCGCTGCATCTCAGAATGAGACCAAACCTTTTATGAGGAGTAAG agtctgaaaacaaaaatgacctttACAG TGCATACAACCCATCATGATGTTGCATCAACTACAACTCCGAACCTCCACCCTTACTGTCCACCTCTGGAGCCGCTGACTCCTCCGCTGCTTCCTCAAA CTGAGGAGAGCCTGACTCCTCCACTTCCTGACAGAACCCCAGAGTCCTTCATTCTTACAACAGAGGAGA TTCACAGGCAAACCGCCCTCTGCCCACAGCCCATAGCAACAGCACAGCCCTCGCCGAGGGTCGGCTTATCATCTGAGTGGGATGGCACCTCTCAGCCTAAGAAATTCCTCGACGTTGTCATGTGTAGGAGCAAG AGCGTTCGAGCTAAAGGTTCCAGACCAG AGTCCTTTACTGCAGTTCGCCAGTTTGCTCCACCTCCTGTGGTCGTGGCTGGAGCAGGAAGTG CACCTGTGGGGGTGCATGATGTGAACCGCAGACCCTCCCTGAACACTGAGCCATCAGGAAACAAATCAGACAAAAGCATTGAGAAGGGCATGTCTCGAACACGG AGTCTGAAGTTTTTTAGACATAAACAAAAAC CTAAAACTgcccctccaccacctcctacTCAAACTGGAGCTCCACCTGCATCATATGGGGCCTCTTCTTCAGTGTTCAAATTTG gATTTGGGAACCGTTTTGGAAAGCCAAAAGGACCCAGGAGTTACCCAGAGTCTTGGTTTAACATTTAG